In the Bacillus sp. HSf4 genome, CGAAGTTTGTATTTGATTTTTCTTTTCAACACCAGGCATAAATGCATCTAACATTTCTTTCATTTGAATCATTACATTCATGTCATAGTTGGTGCAAAAAGCCCCAATCACCTGCTGTTGGCCATCTCTAATGAGGGTAGTCGATGATTTTATTGTTCTCCCATCATCTGTTTGAATTTCATATCCAGCTAAGTAATCCTCTTTAAATTCATTGGATAAAAGAACCTTTTTCACTAAGTGGTCAAAGGATTGGCCAACCTCTCTTCCTGTTACATGATTGTTGATTGTGAAAATGACGGAAGACTGTGGTGTTGTCAAATCGTGAATGACGACCTCACAATTTGGACCAAACATTTCCCCTATCGTTTTTGCAAATGGTATGTAACTTTTTAAAATCTGTTTTGCTTCAGTCAAAACCTGAACACCTAACTTTCATTTACCTGCATTTATCTCAAGTGATTTCATTCATGGATTCATTATATAATTTTTTATACAAAAATGAAACAAAAATATATTTTTTTATACAAGGGATTGATCATTCATTACACTTATTTGCACCTTTTTTGGGCCACAAAATGGGCTATATTTTAAGCTATAAATAAACCACTGAACAATTGTTGTCGTGCATCGATATCCTCTGGCGAGAGAGAATACATCGTCGGCCGCTTCGGCCTTGATTTGAAGAAAGAGAAAACGCAGCAGCGGGAAATTGCAAAGGCTCTCGGAATTTCGCAGAGTAGTGTCCGGACCTGAGAAGCGTGCACTGCTGAAGATGTTTCACGAGTTTTATCGGGCGAAGAAGGAGAAGCGGAAGTGACAAATAAGAAAATATGAAGCTACTTATATTAAGTACGTATGGAATCTTTCGTTCTTCATGGAAATACGTTGATGCATTAAGACTGCTTCACGACTTAATAAGAAAATAATGAATGAATAAGACTTAAAGCTCTTGGATGGTTTTTTATGCAATGAACATAAAAGAGGCTATACTACAGCCCCTTTCTTTTGCACGTTTAACATACTTGATTCAACATTTAAAAAACTAATTTAAACACAAAGAAAATAACTAACGTTGTAAAAATTTGACTTCCTATAAACACTACATATCCTTTGCGAACTTGGCTATGTTGAAGAAATTCACTTCGCTTACGAAAGATTACTTGTTTTTTCTCCTCAAAATGTTTAATCAATAGATACTCGGTAGCAAAACAAGTGAAATTGGCAAGAAATAAGAAAATGAACGTTAAATAAAATCCATTCTCATCGCCTATGAATGCCCGGGAAAATAATATGATTGTTATTCCAAGAAAAATATACGAAAAGTAAAATTTTCTAAAATAATTCATTATCTCTCAACCCTTTTAAAAATTACACATTTTTAACACAGGGTGCTTCCTAAATAATATGCAGTGGATATGATAAATGGAATCGAGGCTGAAAGCCCGCCTGAAATCCCAAGAGCAAGAGCGGCGGCGGTATAAGAACCAGAATGAATCAAACCAATAGCCCCTAGTACATTACTACATGTGATAACACTGTTGATCCTTATTTCGCTAGCCCCATCTTTTGTAATTTCGGCTAAGTCACTAGAAACATCATTTG is a window encoding:
- a CDS encoding helix-turn-helix transcriptional regulator, with the protein product MTEAKQILKSYIPFAKTIGEMFGPNCEVVIHDLTTPQSSVIFTINNHVTGREVGQSFDHLVKKVLLSNEFKEDYLAGYEIQTDDGRTIKSSTTLIRDGQQQVIGAFCTNYDMNVMIQMKEMLDAFMPGVEKKNQIQTSNTAEQEASIQNVEEITNQLIEQIVANRKHSMMKRREKIELIRFMDEKGIFLMKGAIDKVAEQLGISKVTVYSYLDEVKKRQSE